The stretch of DNA CAAGCTGAATTATCTCAGCATCTGGCCAATCTGGGGGATCTTGACTATTTGGTGATTTGTAGAACGTTAAAGACTCAACGCCTCCAATCATTGTAAACAATCCCTTTCCAAACAGATAATCCTTGACATCTAGAGCTGTGATACGGTTTACGGAGAGCGTGGTTCCTGTTGTGTTTGTTACGAAAGTAAGTCCTGAGTGACTCATGTGGTCGTACATTGTTTGCCCAACGGGGAGATTTTGGAGAACAGGAATGCCCAGTTCATTCAAATGATCCTCTGGTCCAATCCCAGATAACATTAGCAGCTGTGGACTATTGAACGTTCCTGCTGAGAGGATAACTTCTCTAACAGCGTACGCCTGTCGTGTTTTCTTATTCCTCACATACTCAACTCCGTAGGCTATCTTGTTTTCTGgatcaatgagaattttcgtTACACGACTGTTAATTAGGATCTTTAAGTTTGGTCGATTGTGCATTATAGGGCGAAGAAAAGCACTGGCAGCACTATGTCTAACTCCTCGAGAAGTTGTGGCCTGTACGTAAGAAGTTCCAACTTGGCTCTCTCCATTGTAGTCAAGCTTCCTGTAGCCAGCTTGTCGAGCTCCCTTTAGGAATGCCCTCGCAGGTGCCGTTCTATAGGCAACATACTCAACATTTAGATTCCCATTCCGATTGTGATAAGGCGAATTCTCAAGCCCCTTGAGCATAGCTCTTTCAGATTTCTTAAAATACGGCAAGACTTCATTGTAGGACCATCCGTAGTTTCCTTCCTGTGCCCATCTATCGAAATCTCGACGATTCCCACGATTGTAGATCATGTAGTTTATAGCACTAGTTCCCCCGAGAACTTTTCCTCGTGGAAAAGCACACTTTTGATCGTACATTCCTggaaaattcataagaaaaaaaatgaatgaagaaacTGAATGTTATGAAAAATCGGGGAGGTCtgtttgtaaatatttacttttcgCGTTTTCCACAAGCGCCATAAAAACTCCAAGGTTTAAATTTAGGATTTTAGTCTAAAATGCTTCGACATGGAATTTAAGGCAATAAATAGAGTTTATTGTGGTTTATGATGGAGgtaaaaaatagaagagatCTCAATCAATGTTCCGTTTAATAAAGTTTAACTAACTCTTtgtgattgaattttaattgcacacaatatttttttcaaagcaaattcatttaataaaattaaatgcactTCACCTTGAAAAGAAGTGCAATataaagaaagagaaagaaggcaaatattttgaaattcttgtaattcaattttgagttatttgttttttattatggAATGTGCATAATTAAAAGTTCTAGATTCGATTTAAGTCCGGAATtgttgtgttttattttgcacTTGGAAAGTCTTCTTGGTCaatcaatatattttattttattctaactagaatagaattttttaagagaaaaaagatctttatttaatattttaaaataaatagattaaCTCACTCACCCCAGCAAACTCCTGGTTCGGGTTCGGTTGTGTAGCCCCAGTTGGAGGCTGTTAGTGGTAGGTAACCAGTAATTGCGGGTATATCGTGGGCGATCGTCTCGAGTCCACCAGCCTCGAGgaggagaattttccaatgtgGATTTTCCGATAAGCGATTCGCCAGCACACAGCCAGCCGGTCCTGAGCCCACAATTATGAAATCATACTGTTTGGTGGGTGACGCTGACGGTGGCAGAGGGGAACCTGAATTGTATTGAATATTTTGGTCTCACTTCCACATTTCATAATAAGTATTTCAGTGATAGTGAGCATTTAAAGTGAATTGATCGAAAGGCAAAAATGTATTGTATAAAAGTCTGAATACTTTCTCACTACATAATTCTCACAATCAGAGAGCGAATGTCTTACCGAAATATGTTTGGGGATAGGGTGTAACATAATCCTTCATATGCTGAGAGATGTTCTGCATGAGATATGTGTAGTGATCGATGGAATTGTCGAGGGTGAATCCGTATACAGGTGGTTGGTAGGGATTGAATAAGTGAATTGACATGCCACATTTCACGACAAACACTTGGAGGCACAACAGCTGAAGCAATTGTGTAGCATGAAAAGAGGGTAGCCACATGTTGCAGTGGGTGCAAAAAGAAAGTGGGTAAGTCGTTCACAATGAAGAGTATCCAAGAAAGAGAACTTTGAATCACGCACTACCACTCACGTTTGATATGAAACGACAAAACATGCAATGTGGGCCACAAACACCGTGGCGAAGGTGttggagattttattttactttattttgccGCGCTTTTGAAACAGTAGCCAAATGTGCTGAAAATGTGTCTCAAGAAGAACTCAAAGGAGGGGGTCCGCCTTGAATAGTGGCTCACGAAGAAATGACCAAAGTCCCGTTGAGTGTTCTGTGGAAGAGCTCGCGATTCCTTCAGCTGGTGGCTACATTATTGCAAGAAAGACTTGGTGGGAATGGCAAGGCAATAAACTTAGCTTCCTCAGCAACATATACAAGAAATGTGTTATGTGTTGCTgttctcgaaaaaaaaagaaataaatataaaataaaaatgaaagagaaagaaagatgaaaatggtggtggaaatgTATGGTGGATAGGGAAGAAAATCCAGAGACACTTTGCAGTGTTACAATCTTGGTTGACCTGTTTGGATTTAAGCTTCGTCAAGTTAAAGcaatctaattaaattaattataaaaattaacttataaccacacacagaaaaaaaaaagttttaattaatcttcttttttttagtttgagaTTAAATTGTGTCTTTTTACCACATTTCCAATGTTAAAGTCCTCAGGGAGATGAAGGACGCCTTTTCAAGGAAATTAGACGACGATGGAATtttatgatcttttttttcttgtgaaataaaactttttcccTTGGATTGTATGTAATAAAACTATTGCTATTTTAAATCTGACAGATTGGGGGCActccaaaattaaaataagatcAATTCACGGAAAATCCGTTACTTACGCCATTTCAAACGCCCAACACTCACTGTTTAACGTGCAGAACTTTCAGGCCCACAATGTGCGAAACGGTGCAAAAAGTGCTCATGCTTCGCGAGTGACAAATAATAAATCCGTTTTGTTCTTGAAGAGCTTTATTTAACTCCAAATTGAAGTCGACAAGTTTACTTAAAAGTGCATATTTGCATGCaagttgtgaattttttttctttataattcgCTAAAAAGAAACTACCTATTTATTCAACTTCAACGGTTGTGCTAAAAGAGAGAACTTGTTTATTTTGCCAACAGATTTGTGCGAGAAATGTTTTCGCTTGGAAACTTTTATCACAGAGACGAATGTATTTATTTACAGGTGGGAGTTTTTAAATACTAAACGAGACGTTTATTGAAACgagaatttgaaaaacatgacattgacatatttttcttGTCAGTGTCAtcgtttgaatttaaaaataaacgtttATTTCTTCGGAAATCAATGTCAAATTCTCGTAAAGATTCCCGTCAAATtggaaagaaataataaacgTTTATTGCTTTGTGAGCTCTATGATTGATCAGAATTGTACGTTGACTTATGAGATAtataaaaaccataaaaatatatttttgacagAAGAAATTTGACGTAAAATAGGAATTGACATTTATGTCAAACTGTCAACTATTTTTTGAcagcttaaataaaaatcttggATATTTTGTTATTAGTTTTAAATCGATTAActgcttaaatttttttaatcaaagtttcattgtcattaaattttgaaattaaaaaaattggtgCCATAGCACTAAAATTTCTACCACAAGTCTGTAAGTAAAGAAAGTCATCAAATATTGATACCGAATTTTTCTCTATGTGTAATCTTTTCTTGCTGTGCTGGAAATATAGCGTGTCTTGCTGTGAGGTCAAATCGACAGGTGGATTTATTTCTGGTTGTACTCACCATGTTGTGTGCTAGATTATGTTGTGATGTACTATATTTTGCTAAGAAGCTATAAATTGATaatctcatttattttctcaaacaatAAATCACTTTATTCCATTTGATGGACACACTCCGcccaaaatattgcttttctcAACTTTATATCAAAACACCCATAAAATATTACTCTCACCTCTTTACAAAGTGTATGGGAGGGCGTCATAAATTAATGTTCTCTGACTGATTggtaatttgcataatttgtCGATGATGGACGAATAAAAAATGTGCCCTTTGATGGAAGTTTTATGTTAATTATATTGCATAGATTGGGGAGACGATTAATTGAGCGAGACACGTTAAATCATCAATGATAGTTTGATAAGACTCTCTGTTGTATAGTATTAGGGGTTTTCCTCTGGGTATTACAATTAGGTCGATGTGATAGTTTGATGCGGTTAGGTAATTGTTGGCAAAGTTCCAGTTTTAACGTTGCATGGACTAGTTGTTtggatttattgcaattttgtaattaattatattctcCGTGTGAGTCACACCTCGCTGATCGGTGCATTTCGGGTTACATCGTGGTACCATCGATGACATttattaaatgtcaaatttgaattttaaatttattttaacggTCATTGAATTTAAGata from Lutzomyia longipalpis isolate SR_M1_2022 chromosome 1, ASM2433408v1 encodes:
- the LOC129787124 gene encoding glucose dehydrogenase [FAD, quinone], which translates into the protein MWLPSFHATQLLQLLCLQVFVVKCGMSIHLFNPYQPPVYGFTLDNSIDHYTYLMQNISQHMKDYVTPYPQTYFGSPLPPSASPTKQYDFIIVGSGPAGCVLANRLSENPHWKILLLEAGGLETIAHDIPAITGYLPLTASNWGYTTEPEPGVCWGMYDQKCAFPRGKVLGGTSAINYMIYNRGNRRDFDRWAQEGNYGWSYNEVLPYFKKSERAMLKGLENSPYHNRNGNLNVEYVAYRTAPARAFLKGARQAGYRKLDYNGESQVGTSYVQATTSRGVRHSAASAFLRPIMHNRPNLKILINSRVTKILIDPENKIAYGVEYVRNKKTRQAYAVREVILSAGTFNSPQLLMLSGIGPEDHLNELGIPVLQNLPVGQTMYDHMSHSGLTFVTNTTGTTLSVNRITALDVKDYLFGKGLFTMIGGVESLTFYKSPNSQDPPDWPDAEIIQLGGSFASDEGAGVSRGMNIRRDIYEAVYKPLERYPTDHWSAFVMQFRPKSIGYIRLQDKNPWHWPKFYPNYFKYEEDLEILLEATKEVIRISQTPAMQAIGTRIWDRPLPNCAHLHFGTDDYWRCSIRTLSCTLHHQVGTCKMGLSSDPTTIVDPHLHVHGIQRLRVADNSIIPYPITGHTNAVSFMIGEKCADMIKADWVDERMQKTKITFH